The Cytophagales bacterium genomic sequence ATCACTATTTTTGGATTTTTGGCCTATTTAGCCTTTAGCTATTCACGTAAAGCAGAGCAGAACCGTGTTTGGGTAGGTTTGGCAAAGGAAACAGCTCATCAACTCGGTACTCCTATCTCTTCGTTAATGGCATGGATAACGCTTTTTAAAAATAATCCTCAATATAAAAAAGAGAAATTGATAGGTGAATTTGAAAACGATGTTAAAAGACTCGAAATGATAACGGCTCGGTTCTCCCAGATCGGCTCAACCCCTGCTTTAAAGGATGAAAATATTCACAATACTATAAAAAAAATAATCAATTATTTACAAAACAGATCCTCCAGCAAACTAACGTTCAATGTGTATTCTGAATTAGAAGAACAGGCTACCGCAAAAATAAATACCTATCTGTTTGAGTGGGTAATTGAGAATATTTGCAAGAATGCCATGGATGCTATGGACGGTGAAGGAGAAATTAAAATACTAATTAATTCACTCAATTATAAAAAGATTTCAATAGATATCAGCGACAGTGGAAAAGGGATACCCGGTACAAAATTAAAAAAGGTTTTTCAGCCCGGCTATACCACAAAACCAAGGGGTTGGGGACTCGGACT encodes the following:
- a CDS encoding HAMP domain-containing histidine kinase, with translation MNIFSQKSRIKILLFIVALIIGGASLYYTNMLVNKLALREQKLIDLYANGLRFLVNSENTDNLTFLFNEIIEANHSIPVILTDSNEVLIDHRNIRFPKKYKKKEQYLQKELAIMKTQHQPIIVNIGPDLKNYIYYKNSYLLSQLKYYPYVQLTVITIFGFLAYLAFSYSRKAEQNRVWVGLAKETAHQLGTPISSLMAWITLFKNNPQYKKEKLIGEFENDVKRLEMITARFSQIGSTPALKDENIHNTIKKIINYLQNRSSSKLTFNVYSELEEQATAKINTYLFEWVIENICKNAMDAMDGEGEIKILINSLNYKKISIDISDSGKGIPGTKLKKVFQPGYTTKPRGWGLGLTLTKRIIENYHSGKIFVKRSELNKGTTFRIILNR